One Deltaproteobacteria bacterium DNA segment encodes these proteins:
- a CDS encoding 1-acyl-sn-glycerol-3-phosphate acyltransferase, producing the protein MRWLKIGWLAVWLMTATLLVFPPITLVAIFSKTGNSMFQLARFWAWLILKVTAVHVVVDGAEKIDRSKAYMIIANHQSHFDGPALAWGLGGLQFRWIAKRELLKIPLFGHCLNSSRNIFIDRTNREAALASIREGIKMLPDGAGVMCFAEGTRSATGHLGTFKKGGFLAALESGMPLLPITINGSHHVLPKGSLAFRKGIIELVISEPIETTGKHFEELDELIDATRLAIQSNHISTS; encoded by the coding sequence ATGCGTTGGCTCAAAATCGGGTGGTTGGCTGTCTGGCTGATGACGGCTACCCTGCTGGTTTTCCCCCCGATCACCCTTGTTGCTATTTTTAGCAAGACCGGCAACAGCATGTTTCAACTGGCCAGATTTTGGGCCTGGCTGATTCTCAAGGTGACCGCCGTACATGTCGTGGTGGACGGAGCAGAAAAGATTGACCGCTCCAAGGCATACATGATCATCGCCAATCACCAGTCCCACTTTGACGGGCCGGCTCTGGCCTGGGGGCTGGGAGGGCTTCAGTTTCGTTGGATTGCCAAAAGGGAATTGTTGAAGATCCCACTTTTCGGGCACTGCTTGAATTCTTCCCGCAATATCTTCATCGACCGCACGAACCGTGAAGCGGCCCTCGCCAGTATTCGAGAAGGAATAAAAATGCTGCCCGATGGGGCGGGCGTCATGTGTTTTGCCGAAGGTACGCGCTCGGCCACGGGACACCTCGGAACCTTTAAAAAAGGGGGGTTCCTGGCAGCCTTGGAAAGCGGCATGCCGCTGTTGCCCATCACCATCAATGGCAGTCATCATGTTCTGCCCAAAGGAAGCCTGGCCTTTCGCAAAGGCATCATCGAACTGGTGATCTCCGAGCCCATCGAAACGACAGGTAAACATTTCGAAGAACTTGATGAACTGATCGATGCCACCCGCCTTGCGATTCAGTCCAATCACATTTCCACCTCATAG
- the rnhA gene encoding ribonuclease HI, translating into MARKKFYAVRKGHRTGIYTEWFGPNGAQVQVKGFQGAQYRGFATRSEAEAFMGGDLPMDAPSSSGTLPLSDRRSEIVVYTDGGAIGNPGPGGYGVVIFHPAEERREFSGGYRRTTNNRMELMACIMALEHLQGSLPVILYSDSRYLVDAINKKWVFAWQKRDWHKADGKPAKNQDLWARLLKLLDTRQVTFRWVKGHAGQEWNERCDQLAGYAMTRPDLPIDRHYEANCNQEEK; encoded by the coding sequence TTGGCGCGAAAGAAGTTTTATGCCGTTAGAAAGGGGCATCGAACGGGCATTTATACGGAGTGGTTCGGCCCGAACGGCGCCCAGGTGCAGGTAAAAGGGTTCCAGGGAGCTCAATACCGGGGTTTTGCCACACGGAGCGAAGCAGAGGCTTTTATGGGGGGAGACCTTCCCATGGACGCGCCGTCGTCATCAGGGACGCTGCCGTTGTCAGACAGGCGATCGGAAATTGTCGTGTATACGGACGGAGGGGCCATCGGCAATCCCGGTCCCGGAGGCTATGGGGTGGTGATCTTTCACCCGGCCGAAGAACGGCGGGAATTTTCCGGTGGCTATCGAAGAACGACCAACAATCGCATGGAGCTCATGGCCTGCATCATGGCCCTTGAGCATTTACAGGGGAGCCTGCCGGTTATTTTATACAGCGATTCGCGGTACTTGGTGGATGCCATCAATAAAAAATGGGTGTTCGCCTGGCAGAAAAGAGATTGGCACAAGGCGGATGGCAAGCCGGCCAAGAACCAGGATTTGTGGGCGCGCCTGTTGAAGCTTTTGGACACCCGGCAGGTTACGTTCCGCTGGGTCAAGGGACATGCGGGGCAGGAATGGAACGAGCGTTGCGATCAACTGGCCGGGTATGCCATGACCCGGCCCGACCTGCCGATCGACCGCCATTACGAAGCAAACTGCAATCAAGAAGAGAAATGA